The sequence below is a genomic window from Bacteroidales bacterium.
AAAGCTGAAGGTAAGCTATCAAAAGTTTTAATAATTTCTTCATCGCTGCGTCCAATACTATCAACGTTAACTTTTAATTGTGAACGACGAAGTTTGGGTAATACTTTGTCAGCAATTTCTGTGAATGCTTTGCTGATGTTTTTAATTTCTTTTTCGCGTTGAATGGGGTCGCTATACATAGAAAGAACACGCAAAACTAAATCTTTATCGGCTATATCTGATTCTTGCATAAGTTTTTGGAATCCTTCCCAGTCTTCAGGAGTGGCTTTTGTGTTGAAAAAGCCTTGTTCATTAGCTTTTTCAAATTTTTTAAATTGATCTTTAATTACATTATTGGCTGAAGTACCGCGGTTGTCAGAAAGTTTTGCATTTAAATCTTCTGGTCCATCGGGTGAAGCATATGAAGAAATATTTACTCCTTTTATTTGTTTACGCGCATTTTTTTGTGTAGCTTCTAGATATTTTTTCAATTCTTTTATTTCGGCTTTGGTTAATTCTTGTGGGCGAACATTGGCTTGGTTTATGGTATATAAAATGCTAGCTTCTTTTTGTTCGGGGAATATGCGAACTAAATTATCTTTAGCAATAATGGGTTTTGCGTCTTTTTCTAATAATCCAGGGGTAGCAATGGTCCCTTTGCCAATCGTTACTGGGTCAAAATCTACAAATTTGTTTTTTACATATGCATGTATTTTAATGTTTATATCGCCAATACGCATTTCGGGAGTATAAGCGACTTTGGTTGAATAATTAAATTTTCCACCTTCGAGGGTTTTGATTACTTGATTGTTGTCTTGAACTTTTTCACCTTGAACTTTTATTGATTTAAAAGGTATTTCTTGACCTGCAGTATTTTTGAATACAGGAGTAATTTCGCATGTTACTTTTTTCTTGTAATATTTAGGTGGGAAATTTCCGGTAATGTTTAATATAACACTATCGCCATGCATTTCCAATGGATTGGGGCTTTGTTGATAAGTAATTAAACCTTGTTTCTTTTTCATTTTTTTGAGACCGGTACAACCGCTAAAAGCTACAGCAGCAGCTAAGAACAATGCGGAATAAATAATGTAATTTTTCTTCATATTGGTTTACAATTAATTATTAATTCATTAGACAAAATTTTGCTACAAAATTATAAATCATTTTTTGAATCACAAATTTTATTTGAGATAAAAAATTTTTTATGAATGCCTTTTTTGTTTAAATGTTCAAAAATAGTGTTTTTAATTTGTTTATAATCGCTTGGGTTATTAACAAAATCGAGATTTTCAGTGTTAATAATTAATACTGGAATGTTTTTTTGGGTATCAATAAACTCAAGGTAATTGTTGTGAATATTTTGTAAATATTCTTTTGATATGTCTTGTTCGTATGAGCGACCACGTAATTTTATTTGATACATAATTTTTTCGATGGGAGCATGTAAATACACAAATATATTAGGCTTTGGAAGGTTATAGTAAATAATTTCAAATAATTGTTTGTAAAGATTAAATTCATCTTCGGCAAGGGTTTGTTTACTGAAAATGAGCGATTTCATAAAATAATAATCGGCAATAATGTATTGATCGAAGAGCGAAGGTTGCAATAGTTCTTCTTTTAGTTGTTTATAACGATCGGCAAGAAAAGATAGCTCAAGAGTAAATGCCCATCGTTCTGGTTCTTTATAGAATTTTGGTAGAAAAGGGTTGTCGGCAAATCGTTCGAGTATAAGACGTCCGTTTAAGTCTTTGCTTAGCATGGTGGCTAAAGTAGTTTTGCCAGCACCAATATTGCCTTCTATTACTATAAAAGGTACTGAAATCATGAATGTTTATTTAGGTTCTATACCCATATTAAAAAAGGTAAATGCATATATGTCGGCTGTTTCTTCAATAATTTTAGCAGTTGGTTTTCCACCACCATGTCCGGCTTGGGTTTCGATGCGAATTAAAACAGGATTTTTGCCTTTACATTTCTCTTGTAATGTGGCTATATATTTAAACGAATGTGCAGGTACTACTCGATCGTCATGATCGGCAGTGGTTACTAATATGGCTGGGTAGTTTGTATTTTCTTTTATATTATGAATGGGCGAATATTGATATAAAGCTTCAAATTCTTCTTTATTGTCGCTACTTCCGTAATCAGTAGTCCAACTCCAGCCAATGGTAAATTTATGAAAGCGAAGCATATCCATAACACCAACTGCGGGTAAGGCCACTTTAAAAAGTTCGGGGCGTTGATTTGTAACTGCACCCACTAATAATCCTCCATTCGATCCGCCTTGAATAGCAAGATAATCGGGCGAAGTGTATTTTTGTGCTATAAGATATTCGGCTGCTGCAATAAAATCGTCAAAGACATTTTGTTTTTTCAGTTTGGTGCCAGCTAAATGCCATTTCTCGCCATATTCGCCACCACCACGAAGATTTGCTATGGCTAACACGCCACCTTGTTCTAACCAAACCAGACGAGTGGTGCTAAATGAAGGAGTAAGACTTATGTTGAAACCTCCATAGCCATATAAGAGGGTGGGATTTTTTCCATTCAACGCAATGCCTTTTTTATGTACAATAAACATGGGGATTTTGGTTTTGTCTTTACTTTCGTAAAAAACTTGTTTTACTTCGTAATCGCTTTCGTTAAAATCAATTTGTGGTTTAAACCAAATTTCGGATGCTTGAGTTTTTAGATTGATTTTAAAAATGGTAGTTGGATAATTAAATGAAGTGAAATCGTAGAAAGCAATATCGTCGTCGATATCTGTATTAAATGAATTAACTGTTCCTATGCATGGAAGCTCTATTTCATATAGAAATTTTCCTTGTAAATCAAAGACTTTTAAAATTGAATGAGCATTGTGCATGTATGTAACCACAATATTATTTTTACTAATGTTTACATCGTTAATTACATCGTTGGTTTCGGGAATGATTGTTTCAGTTTGATGGAGTTGGTTCATATTTATTCGTATTACCTTATAATTATTGGCATTTTCGTTTGTTTTTAGGTAGATAAAATTGTCTTTATGGTCAATTACGCTGTATTGATATTTAAAATCGGCAATAAGGGTCTGTATAATAGGTTTTGTGTTATTTAGGTTTATAATATGAAGGGCGTTGCCAAGTTCGCCGGCTTTTTCTTCATAAATACAAAGTATTTGGTTGTCACTGGTATTGTTGGCAAAAAAATTCTGAAAAGGCTCCGATGGTTTTTCCATTACAATTACGTCTTGCGATTGTGGGGTACCAAGTTTGTGATAGAATAATTTATGAAACTTATTGCTTTGCGATAATTCTTTACCTTTTTCAGGTTGGCTGTATCCACTATAATAAATACCATTGTTGAACCAAGCGATGCCCGAAAATTTAACCCAGTGAAGGGTATCGGGGAGCATTTTTCCGCTTTTTATTTCTTTGAAATATATCTCGTTCCAATCGCTACCGGCTTTTGCAATTGCAAATGCTAAAATTTTACCATCGGGCGAAATAGCAATTGAATTGAGTGCTACAGTGCCATCGCTCGACAGGTTATTTGGGTCGAGTAAAATATTACCCGGTTGATTTATATCGGGTGTTGTGTAGAGTACACTTTGATTTTGTAATCCATCATTTTTATAATAAAAATAAAGATTGCCTTCTTTAAATGGAGTGGAGCGTTTTTCATAGTTAAAAAGCTTTGTTATGCGTTCTTTTATTTTGTCGCGGTAGGGAATAGCTTTCAGATAATCGAAGGTTACCTTGTTTTGATTTTCAACCCATGCTTTGACTTCGGGAGCCGTATCGTTTTCGAGCCAGCGATATGGGTCTGGAACTTTTATGCCAAAATAGGTATCGATAGTGTCTACTTTTTTTGTTTCGGGATAGATAATCTTTTTTTCAGAATTGCACGAAATAGCCATAATAATTAAAACTAAATAACTAATATACTTCATATAGATTAAATTTATGCGTTCAAAAGTACATATTTTTTAACTAAAATGTAAAAAAGTTGAATGAAATTGATTTAGCAAAATTTTAAATCAATAAATTTATTTGCTTTTTTAAGTAAATAGGAATTAGTATGAAAATGGTTGGTGTTTAATATAAATAAATATCGTAAGGCATGCGAGCTTGAATGCCTTTTATATTTTCTAATTGCTTAAACGATTTGATATATCGTGCTAAATGTCCAAATTCTTTTTCGATGAGCGAAACTTCGGTATTTTCTTGCATTTCTTTTAATATTTGCTCAAAGAATGGTAGCTTTTCGGGTAATTCAATAATTTTAATTTTTCCTTTAATACCCGATTTTTGTTTAGCAATTTCGATGGCTTTTTCTAATCCTCCAAATTCATCGATTAAACCAATTTGTTTAGCATTAATACCGCTCCAAACTCGTCCTTGACCAATGCTGTCAATTTCGGCAGCTGTTTTTTTCCGACCTTCGGCTACGTGGTTAATAAAAACGCTGTAAATTTGTTCTACTCCTTTTTGTATAACTTGTTGTTCATATGGTTTAATAGGGCGAAATACGGATCCTAAGGTGGCATTTTCGTTGGTTTGAACGCCATCAATTGTGAGTCCGAGTTTATCATTTAAAAATTTTTGTCCGTTCCACAATAAACCAAAAACGCCAATAGAACCTGTAATAGTAGTAGGATTGGCTATAATTACATCAGCAGGGCATGAGATATAATATCCACCTGAAGCCGCAACATCGCTCATGCTTACTATAACTGGTTTAACTTTTTTAGTAAGTACTATTTCGCGCCAAATAATTTCTGAAGCTAAGGCACTCCCACCCGGACTATTGACACGCAGTACAAGAGCTTTAATGTCTGGATTTTCTCTTACTTTACGGATTTCATCGGCAAGTTCGTTGCCGCCAATTTTATCGTCTTCGTTTTTACCCAGATCTATTTGGCCAACAGCATAAAGAATGGCAATTTTTTCCTTTTTCCCAGGTACAAATTTAGCTGGTACTTTAGAATATTGATTCATTTCTACCCATGAAAGATCTTTGTTTCGGGTTACTTTTGTTAATTGACAAAGTTCTGATAAAATTTCATCGTAATATTTTAATCCATCAACAAAACCGTATTTTACGCAATTTTCTGCATTGTCTAATAATAAACTATCGGCAATAATATTGAGTCGCTCAACAGGGATTTTTCTTTCGATGCTTATTTGCGAAAGCATATGATTCCATATTGATTGAACATAAGTTTTGGTTTGTTCTTTATTTTCGGGGCTCATTTTATCTAACACAAATGGCTCAACTGCACTTTTAAATTTACCATGTCGTATTACAATGGGTTGTATTCCCAGCTTTTCGAGTGCATTTTTAAAGAATAAAATTTCTGAGCTTAAGCCTTTAAACTCGACAACTCCTTGAGGGTTCATATATATTTTATCAGCGGCTGAACATAAATAATAGGCTAATTGTGTATAATAGTCGGTATAGGCAATGACAGGCTTTTTGCTATCGTGGCGAAAATTTAAAATGGCATTGCGAATTTCTTCAATGGTAGCTAACCCTGCTTGCATGTTGGTTACATCAAGGTATATTGCTTTGATGTTGGGGTCTTCGGCTGCTTTGTGTATATTAAATAAAATGTCGTTGAGTCCTAAATTTTTTTCTGTATTAAAATCAGTAAACGAAAAAGATTTAAAGGGATTATCATCGGTACGTTCGTTGATAGCATAGTCGAGCTTTAAGTGTAAAATAGAATTAGGTTTAATTTTTGGGGGTTTTTCGGATGGGGCTAAAGCTGTAATAATGCCTAAAAATATTATAAACAAAATAATGTTTAATAAAAGTATTCCGACGATGGTTGCAAAAACATACTTTAAAAAGCTTTTCATAATTATAAAGTTTTAAAATTTAATACATAGGACGATTTGCAAAGATAAATGTTACATTAGAATATACATAATTTATAAGTATTAAAATATTCTAAATTTTTCCATTTTAAAATATAAATACCCTTTTTTAATTGATCAATAGGAATAATCGGTGAGTAATATGTTTTTAAAAGTAATCCTTGTATTGAGTACAATTCAACGGGTTGAACAGGACTTGAAAAAATAATTTGATTGTTAAAAATGATAAACGGTTGTTGTTGGTGGTCTAATTTATCATACGAAAGACTTGTGCAATCAGAAATAGCATCTCTTATATGGTTAATACTAACTTGTTTCATAATTTTATTTGGACAAACAACAAAATATTGAGGGGTGTAAGTAATGTTGTACAAATAAGTTACAACATCATCGTTAAGTGTGCTAAAAAAATGATAAGTAGCATGATATTGTTGCATAAAAGCGATAATGGAACTATCATTACGCCCAGAGCATTCAATGCCCCATATTCTTAGTGAGTCGCCATGATGATTATTCTCATTCCAGATGCTATCTAATATGGGAGTGTTTATTTGACAAGTACCACAATTAGTAATAAAAAAATCGAGTACAACCACTTTTCCAGAATCTAATGTTTGATATAAATTATGTTGTATTCCATAAACATCGGTTAATGTAAAATCGTATGCAATAGTTTGCGATTTAGTTTGAATAAAAAAATGAATCATTAACCAAAAAAGAATTAGTTTTTTTTTCATAAAATTTTTTCATAAAGATAAAATGTTTTAATTTTACACACAAAAACACTTTAAAACTATGTTAAAAAAACTTTATTTTGGATTGATGGCAATAAGCATAATTGCCTTATACTCTTGTAATGACAGTGTGCCTCCTTCGAATAAATTACTTGAAGATTCTACAGAAATTGTTGAAAGTGATTTACAAAAAACAGCTGTAAAAGTTCCTTCACCAATAGAACTATATATTTTCATGTATAATGCCAATGTAAAATTTGCAAAAGAAAATCTAAATCCTATTGATAATCATTCAAAATATATAAGTAAGCATAAAAAAGCTATCAATTTAGGTATATATGCGTCGGATTTAGCTTATTGTACTGTATTTAAGCAAAATAAAGAAACTTTTAGTTATTTTTCAGTAACCAAAAAAATAGCGGACGACTTGGGATTAACCGAAGGTTTCGACGAAAAAATTGTTAAACGTATCGATCAAAATATGAGTAATAGCGATTCGTTGTACCAGATATCGAACGATTCGTATTCAACAGCCGTACGTTTTTTAGAACAACAAGGCAAAGAAGACCTTTTACCTCTTATGATTACGGGAGCATGGATTGAAAGCGTAAACCTTGCAATTAAATCTGTTCAAAAGTTTGACCCTAATAACGAAATTGTTATTCGAATTGCTGATCAAGGTTTATTACTTGAAAATATTTTAGAACTATTTCAATATGTAAAAGACAACCCCGAATTTAAAGAGGTTATAGATAAACTTTTAGATTTACAACAATCGTACGATAAATTGCTCGACAATACCGATGTTACTATAACACAAAAACAATACGACGAAATAGTAAATAAAGTTAAAGCTATCCGCGCATTATTTATCGCATAAAAAAGGAGGAATGAATATGAAATTCAATATAATTATATTAGTTTTCGCTACTATGTTAAGTAGTATAACTTTTTATGGACAATGTGAACGTAAAAAGTTTTGTGATGATTTAATGGAAGATTTCGATTATCGCAGTCAATCGGCGTATGCTCAATTATCACCTGGTGATACAGCTAGCGTTAATGTAGTATTGTATGGTGGGCAACGCTATCGCATGTTTGTTTGCAATGATCCTAAATTAGGAAATGTGTCGTGGAAAATCGTTCAACCCGAAAGAAAAACAAAGCGTACAATTGATAAAATTAAAAAAGATACTACTTTAATATACGAAACAAACGAATATGGCGATTATAAAACAGATAAAGAAGGTAATTTAATTATTAAAAGTCGTCAAATAAATATTGATACTATATGGAACACGGAACGTATTTCTGTAGATAAAATATTGTATGATAATCGACAGCAAAATAAAACACCTTATTACGAAATTACACCGACTAAAAGTGCTCGTTATATAGTTCGTGTTGCTATACCTTCGGGCGACCCCAATTATACGGGCTGTGTTAATGTTTATGTAGGACGCAAAGCTATAGGACAGAAAAACTTTGTAAAAAAAGGTAGCATAAGTACTAAAGAGTAAACAATTTTAAAAATATTCATTATTTTTGCACCCTAAAAGTTGAATGGGTTATTGAGTTATTCGTTTATTTTTTAAGGTTCTTAAATAAATTGAGCAGTGTTGAAATATAGCTGGAGTGTTTGAATGCTCGAAATAAATCGTTAGGAGAGATGGCAGAGTGGTCGAATGCGGCGGTCTCGAAAACCGTTGTTCGCCGATAGGCGAACCGGGGGTTCGAATCCCCCTCTCTCCGCAAAATAAAATTGTATCTGTTGATTCTATGAAATAGCCATGAGAACAAATTCACACAAACCGAAAATGAAATTTACACACAAACAAACATCACTATTTGTTCGAATGGCGTATTCCATGTAACCTTAGTATATAGTTTAAAAAATAATTACACATGAAAATTTTGTATTAAAAAACACTTTTGTCCAAAATATTTTTAACAATTTAAAAATAGAATTGATAATCAATAATATATTAACTAAAAATAATGCATTTAAAATGATAGTCTCCGCATTTATAATTTTCTCATCTAATTTCTAATACCATCTCGTGTTTCCCTTTTAATAATGGAATATTTTGTTCGTATCATAAGTGAAAATAATGAAAATTTTTTTTGACAATAGTGATTTGAATTATGTCAAACTCTTATCAGATAAAAATAAAATGTAAATAAGTGTACAATGATTATAAATATTGCAACAAAGTAAGATACTAAGCTGAGAGTGAGGTAGTTTATTTTATTAGAATTAGAATGGGTAGCCAATGCCAATATTGATAGTAAAATCGTCTCTTACGTGTTTACGTTGAATAAATAACCAGCGATTGCCAATGCTTTCGGCGGGGTCTTTCCCTTTGAGCGAAAAATCGGATCTGAAAATAAAGAAACCAAAATTAAATCGTAAACCAATACCATAGCCAATAGCTAAATCGTTATAAAATTTATCGAGTTTAAACACTCCGTTTTCTCTGTTTTCTTTTTTATATATATCCCAAATATTGCCAACGTCAACAAAAAGAGCTGGTTCTATAACCCAAAAAAGCTTAAATCGGTATTCCAAATTCCCCTCTAATTTAACATCGGCAGTTTGATTATATACACCTTGATAAGTAGTATCATTAACCGATCCAGGACCTAAGCTGCGTACTGCCCATGCTCTAATACTGCTGGCACCTCCTGAAAAGTATTGTTTGTTGAATGGCAAAACAGAAGAATTACCGTAAGGATAACCGGCTCCGCCATACAGGCGATAAACTATTTTTGTGTTTTTACCTATAAATTTATAATAACGTAAGTCCATCTCTGCTCTAACAAACTGCGAAAAAGGTACACTAAACAATTGATAACTTGTATCTTGAATTTGTTTTTTTATTTCGTGAAAGTAAGTGTATAATAGGTTTCCCGATGTTTCAAATTTGCCTCGAATAAAAATAGTGTTTTGTTTATTTTTGCCAACTTTAGGGTCGTTAAATAAAAAACCATATGAACTAATGGTTTCCATGTGGTTTAAATAGCTGCTTTCGAGAAAAGTACCTCGAATTAAGCGGTTAAAACGCCACGATATAAATGGTATTTGAACATAATTTAATTCAATTGGGTTTACAAAATGTTTTAAATTTTTGTTGCCGTTCCATTCATAACCAAATGTTAACGTACTAATCGTTCTTGTATAGTCGGGTCTTTGCTGAAAACTATACGACCCTTGCACTTGTGTTATGGGATTATTGTATTTAATGAATTTTTCAGAAATAAACGGAAAAACAAAAGAGGGGAATTGTAATTTAGATTCTAATGATGTTTCGAGCGAATTAAAAGGGAGGTAAGTTTGAATTTGTTCGTCGTTTTGTTGAATAACAGCTGTTTGTCTTTCGATAGAACCATGTAAGCGAATGTTCAATTTTTGAGCACCGCCAAAAAGATTCCGATTATTGTAAATAAGATTACCTGCTACTCCAAGGTTTCCCGAAGAGTTTGTTCCTTCGGCTTCTATCTGATAAAATTGTTTTTGAAGTGGAGTTAATTCAATATTGCAATTTAAGCCTGTACGTCGTCCAGATTCGATAAAATGAATATTGACTAAACGAAAATTATTGAGCGATATGTATTTATTGTAAGTAATTTCTGCGTCTTTTTGATTGTAGTATTGATGGGGTTTTATAAAATTCATTCTTTCGAGTAAAGCTGGTTTATACATCGGTTTGTCGGTTCCAATTAAGATAATATTTTTGTATTCAATCGTATCGAGTTGGGAAAAGTATTGAGATTTGTTTTGTAAGGCCTGTTTAGGATTGTAGTTATGAAAAACAAAAACCGAATCGATAACATATTTTTGATGCGGGGTTTCTATGTCATTGTTAATATTGTTTATAATAACGGTTGTTATTAACACTTTTTTATCGCCAAGGGTAGTATCTACATTAAAAAATACGAAGTCTTTGGTAAAGTAGTAGTAACCTAAGTTTTTAAGTAGCATTGTAATTCTGTTGCGTTCAAGTTGTAATACCTCTTCGTCTAAAAAATTACCTTTTTTTATATATGATTGATTTTTCGATTCAAATAAATAGTTGGCAATAATTGGGTCTTTTGTTTCAAAATTAACACTATCTATAATAAATGGTTTTCTAGAATTGATATAGTAAATTACTTCTGCTTTTTTGGGAGATAGAATGTGTAAACTGTCGTCAACACTGGCATTATAGTAACCTTTCGTTTTTAAATAAAGTTTAATTTGTTCTTTTGATTTTATAATATCTATTTTATTAACAATTACAGGTGGTTCGCCAATAACATTACCTAATTTTGTTTTCCATTTTCGTTCTTTTCCTATGCGTGATAGATTATAAACGTACAAATGAAAAGGGATGGTCCATAAAATTTTTCTATTAACTTTTGGACGAATATAGCTTTCGAGCTCATATTTATCGATGTATTTGTTATGAATTACTATTTTATTTCTTTTAAGTAAATATTCATTATCGGGTACAAAGCGAGTAGGATAGCAAGAAATTAAAAATATACTTGCAGTTAAAAATATTAAAAAAAGTGGTTTAAACACTAATAATTAGTGATTTATTGACGGGGTTTTAATGTAATTTTTTCTGCTCCTCTACCTCTGTATGATGAACTTGTAGAAGTACCAGTTGAACCATTAACAGTAGAAACGGTATTGGTAACTACGTATTCGTTAACATCGCGTTCCATTACGATTTTCTTATCGCGTAATTCTCTTAATACCCAAATTTCAGCATATTGACCGTTGGCATATCCGTTGTCAATAACATAAGAGCTTGTTTTATAAGTACTTAAATTGGGTATTTCAATCATTTCTTCGTTAAAAACACGTTTAGTATATACGCTATCAATTTTTTGGTATTTATATTCATATATAAATGATATGCGTTCTTTATTTTTATATTTGTCTATACCATTAATTTCAACTCGACCTAAAAAATTCCATGAACCCGAACCTTTTGTTTCGAAAGTTGTAACCCATCTTTCGATGGTGGTTTGATTGGTTGTTTCATTTACTTGTGTTTTTTCTTCTGTAATTTCATATTTTAAGGTATGGGTCATTTTACTATTTTTATCGAAACGATATTCACTTTCTTTTATAATTCCTGTATAGCTTTTAGTTGTATCGTGAGGAGTATCAATAGAGTCGATGCTTAATGATACACTGGTACCATTTATATTAAATTTTACATTAGCTTTTAATTGTTGAGTGCCAATGGTTTTTAATATTTGACTTTCCATAGATTCAACGGTCCAGTCTCCTGTTACTCTAGCTTTTCTACTTTTAAAAGAAAAAAATGGGTCATCAACACCACGCTTACAACTGTCAATTACTATTATAGTAGTCAAAGCAACTAATAAAATGATTAAGCTTTTTGCCTTTTTCATAAATTAACTATTTAATATCCAAATTGTTAATAAAACCTATCGAATTTTTTTCGATTGGGTAAAATTATTTAATTATTTTATATTGACAAAATTTAAAGCACAAAAATTGATTTTTATCGAAAAAAAATGTTAATAACTTGTTTATAATAGAATATAAGTGTCAGATATATAGTAATATAAGATATTAACAAATACGTTAAAAAAACCGTTCAATTATTGAACGGTTTTGCAAACTAATGTAAACGTTTAGAATGAATTTTATTAGAACTTAAATCTAAGATGTTTATGAAAAATTATTTCTTTACTTTTAAAAAGGTATTAACTTGTTTTTCGTATTCTGTTTTAGGGTGTGCTCCAATCATCATTTGAGGTTCACCAGTCATTGGCACAAACAAAACAGCGGGTATGCTTTGAATACCGAAAATTTGAGCTAGTTCTTGTTCTTTATCTGTATTTACTTTATATACGTATATTTTCCCTTTGTATGTTTGACTTAATTCTTCAAGGTAAGGGGCAATCATTTTACAGGGTCTGCACCAATCGGCATAAAAATCAATGATACAGGGTAATTTGCCTTTATAATTCCATGTTTTCGATTTGGTATAATCGAATACCTTTTGTTTAAATGTTGCAGCGGTCAAATATTCAATATTATTACCTTCAGCTTGGCTTTTGTTTTCGGATAATAAACGTTGCGAAAAAACGCTTTGACCTAACACTGCAACTAATGAAAATATAACTAACTTTTTCATATTCAGGGTTATTTAACAATAATTGGAGGTTTAACGCCTAAAACTTCGTCAATTGCTCTAATGAATGTTTCTTTTGGAAGAGCACCCATGGCCATTTGTGGTTGACCATCTTTAGGAATAAATAATAAAGACGGGATACTACGAATTCCAAAAACAGCTGCCAATTCTTGTTCGGCTTCTGTATCTACTTTAAAAATATCAATTTTACCTTCGTATTCTTTTGCTAACTCTTCTAAAATAGGTGCAACCATTTTACAGGGCGAACACCAATCGGCATAAAAATCAATAATAGAAGGTTTGTCGCCTTCGTATTTCCATTCTTGATTTTTTTCGTAGTTAAAAATTTTTTCTTTAAATTCGGATGTTGTTAAATGTTTAAGCATATAATTAAGATTTTTAAATTTGATACAAAATTAATGTATTTTTTTTAATGAACATATAGATATATGTAGATATATACAAAAATTAACATTTATTTTATTATTTTTAACATTCATTGTACTTTTGTATCGAAATGAAACTTGCGTTAAACGATAAGATATTAACGACGATTGCTCAAGTAGCTCACATTCATAATATAAAAGCTTATGTTGTAGGGGGCTACGTGCGAGATTTATTGCTGAATAGAAAATCGAAAGATATTGATATTCTTGTAATAGGTGATGGAATATTTTTAGCCGAAATGGTGGCAAAAGTCCTTAATCTTAATAAAGTAGTTATTTTTAAAAATTTTGGAACCGCACAAATAAAATATAATAATTACGAAATAGAGTTTGTAGGGGCTCGAAAAGAGAGTTATCGTTCTGATTCTCGTAA
It includes:
- a CDS encoding BamA/TamA family outer membrane protein; amino-acid sequence: MFKPLFLIFLTASIFLISCYPTRFVPDNEYLLKRNKIVIHNKYIDKYELESYIRPKVNRKILWTIPFHLYVYNLSRIGKERKWKTKLGNVIGEPPVIVNKIDIIKSKEQIKLYLKTKGYYNASVDDSLHILSPKKAEVIYYINSRKPFIIDSVNFETKDPIIANYLFESKNQSYIKKGNFLDEEVLQLERNRITMLLKNLGYYYFTKDFVFFNVDTTLGDKKVLITTVIINNINNDIETPHQKYVIDSVFVFHNYNPKQALQNKSQYFSQLDTIEYKNIILIGTDKPMYKPALLERMNFIKPHQYYNQKDAEITYNKYISLNNFRLVNIHFIESGRRTGLNCNIELTPLQKQFYQIEAEGTNSSGNLGVAGNLIYNNRNLFGGAQKLNIRLHGSIERQTAVIQQNDEQIQTYLPFNSLETSLESKLQFPSFVFPFISEKFIKYNNPITQVQGSYSFQQRPDYTRTISTLTFGYEWNGNKNLKHFVNPIELNYVQIPFISWRFNRLIRGTFLESSYLNHMETISSYGFLFNDPKVGKNKQNTIFIRGKFETSGNLLYTYFHEIKKQIQDTSYQLFSVPFSQFVRAEMDLRYYKFIGKNTKIVYRLYGGAGYPYGNSSVLPFNKQYFSGGASSIRAWAVRSLGPGSVNDTTYQGVYNQTADVKLEGNLEYRFKLFWVIEPALFVDVGNIWDIYKKENRENGVFKLDKFYNDLAIGYGIGLRFNFGFFIFRSDFSLKGKDPAESIGNRWLFIQRKHVRDDFTINIGIGYPF
- the trxA gene encoding thioredoxin produces the protein MKKLVIFSLVAVLGQSVFSQRLLSENKSQAEGNNIEYLTAATFKQKVFDYTKSKTWNYKGKLPCIIDFYADWCRPCKMIAPYLEELSQTYKGKIYVYKVNTDKEQELAQIFGIQSIPAVLFVPMTGEPQMMIGAHPKTEYEKQVNTFLKVKK
- the trxA gene encoding thioredoxin, yielding MLKHLTTSEFKEKIFNYEKNQEWKYEGDKPSIIDFYADWCSPCKMVAPILEELAKEYEGKIDIFKVDTEAEQELAAVFGIRSIPSLLFIPKDGQPQMAMGALPKETFIRAIDEVLGVKPPIIVK